In the genome of Dromiciops gliroides isolate mDroGli1 chromosome 1, mDroGli1.pri, whole genome shotgun sequence, the window atgtgtctgtgtgtgcatgcatatgggCAAAAGTTTGaagtgtattttttattttaggggTTATTTATAGAAAATTTATTTCTTCCCCTTAGATACTGACACCACAGTTGCATGGCACTTAAAAAGTCCTGATCAGTTTTGGATGATTCAGTCCTGCACACAACCAAAGGAGTATGTCTGCCTGCCCTTGCTCTATGACTTGCCAGCAGAGAGTAAGGCCATACTTTCAGAACCTGCATGTCATTCTAGTTCTATTCCCTGACctttctgatgaggaaaatgagtccagAAGATAAAGGCTCTTGCCTTTGGGCAAACAGGTAAAAGTGGAAGTGCAAGGATTGGAAGCCAGGTCCCCTGCCTGCCCACATTCAGACGTCTAGGTGAAAATCTTTGGACAGCACTCTAAGAAAGAATTCAGAGGCaaagacaagatggcagagagaagccaggaagttgcctgagtccTCCTGAGTTTCCCTCCAAAATCACATTAAAACAAGCCTATACACTGATTGTGGAGCaaaagaacctacaaaaagaaagagagacacaatgttccaacttgagataatttatgAGACTTCAGAAAAAGGGAAAGTGTTGGGCAGTACAGCTCTGAATAAGGTTGAAGGTGTCTAGCTAAgtcaggaggctcttggccacagcacagatcagcagctgaggccccttggcCCTGGCTCAGCAGACTGGAGGTGCAGCATGCCAGGTGTGAGACCCACCAACCCTGGCTTGAGAGAGAAAAGTGCCTGCTAGAGAACTACCCGCAGAAGATGTGggactaggccaagccatcctaGCATATGGAGCAAGCCCAGGCAGGTGAGGAATGCACAAGCCACAGAGATCTCACAGCAGtaagccagtgatcaggcccctaGCCCCTGCACCTGAAGCATACATTGTTGACCCCTGTTCCCCCGGAGCTGACCTcaaatttaaaagtcaaaaaaataGGCTAAAGTAgcagtaagaaacagaaaagaacacaGAGCATGGATAGTTTCTCTGGCaatagggaagaccaaaacacaaactcagactAGGACAATACTGTCCATTTGCCTACACGTGAAACCTCCATGGGGAAGATGAAACGCTGGTCTCAAGACCGCTTCTGGAggacctcaaaaaggattttaaaaatcaaataagaagagtagaagaaaaatgggcaaagaaaagagaaaaattagttaccccaaagaaataggaaaaaagcgTCAACAGCTtgggaaagcaaaaacaaaaagtgacTGAAGCAaaccattccttaaaaaatacaattggtcaaatgggagggaaaaaaaggccaaatggaaaaggatgtacaaaagtttactgaagaatATAATgacttaaaaactagaattgggcaaatggaagtcAATGATTCCATGAAATACGTGCAAacagaatcaaaggaatgaaaaaaatagaaaggactcAAAGataacaagaaaaggaaagagatcatttttaaataattaaaaccaAGCAAACCATTTTATTCTGTTCTTTCATGTTCTTCATCTACAACACAGGACTTACCGGGAAAAGAAGCTTCCAAAAGAGGTCGAAGATCGATTCACTGGGGATCCTCCCAAAGGTGCTTTTGTCTCCTCATCTTTATCAAGAAATAAGAAGAATTCAGTGAGAAAAATGGTGAAAATTAGCCCGCTGATCAGCAAAGCATAACAGGAACCTGGACATCAGTCATATAATTAGTAGCATGTGTGGTCCAGCATCAAAAGCACTATATTAGGAGCCTCTGAGTCTCTACTCCATTGCTAGACAGCTGTGtcattaatctctctgtgcctcattcaTTGCTCTGACAAATGACAGCAGGTTCCAACAAGATGACCTCCAAAATCATACTAGTACTAACGCTCTGGGACCACTTGTAAGGATTTCAGAAGACAAAACACAGATTCACCCATAAAAGTAATTCATTCAGCCCTCCTCCaacttttggtttttatttttcaaaaccaAGACAAAACAAGGCCAAGGACATGGGGTAATGATATTTAGATCATCCCTCATGCTCATACCTGTTTTGGCTAGACACAATCCACATCAATGGCAATTCAAAATTTATTCTGTCACCAACCCAGATGTCTCTgaattctctcttcctcacccTTAAGCTCTTCTTGAGGAACCTATGAATTCCTGAATCTCCCATCAGTGGAGTCCAAGATCATTCAGTCTTACCTAAACTGCAGGGTGCTTGTGTTGCTAAGCTTGTTGACGCTGAATCTTCCTCCTCTGTGTGCTTCTGAAGGCTGgacttttcctctcttctttcattttctcgaattgcttttttattttgttcttcccCTTTTGTTACCTGAACATTTGCAAAAGCAGTTTGTTCCTTCCTGTTCCaatgatttctatttcttttttactacTAATATTCCCAAATTAGATGTTTGATTCTGAAATATACTGCCTATCTCTGAATTAcctgctccttaataaatacaatTACAACATATTCAGTCACAATCTGTTGCCATGGAAGTTGCCTGAGCAGCTAATAAGGCCTTCCTAAAACTGCCAAGATATGTTAACTCTGCCTTTCAGGAATATATAATCCAATAATGAAATGGAAGAGATGAACACCAACAATCAAAAGAAAACTCTTTAATGACCTCAGCATTGTATAACTGAACCAAAGGGAAAGAGCCAGGAGGAAATGACTTCCAGCTGGGACAATGTATCAGGGAGGCTTCCTGAAGGAAGGTCAAGTTTGCAGAGGTTGAGAGGAGATCCCTGACATTACAGGGGGAGAGCTGCATGTGGAGGTGGGAGAGTGTGACAGTACAAGGGGCACTTGGGACAGGCAAGTAAGGCAGGGGGATTGCACCATCAGCTTTGCTGAGTGGCATCCCGGGGAGGAAGGTGGGAAATCCCTTTTGGGGGTCTGTGTGTTCAAGGCCCAGAATCTGTGTTACATCTCACGAGAAAACAGGGGCACATTGTCACTTTGTGAGCAAAGGACTGCCTATACCATTAGTAGTCACAGAAGCCTTGCTGGTATTACGACAGAGCAAATCACAGTCAATATTCTGAGACTTTTTGCAGAATTACCAGAAAGTCTGGATATGAGGAAATGTTCCCATTTCCCTAAAGGGCCACGCTTTTTTCAACTCTAGAAATTCTAGAAACCATCATAAATTTCTGAACAGATTAATGAAATCTTTGGTTAGTGaactcattgagaaggaaagcagtgATCACTAAGAATCCACATGAGCTCTCCAAAGGGATCACATCCCCAAAATCCAACATCATCCCTCCTAGGTTCAcataattaactttttttctttttcctttacacTTTCATTTATGCCATCAGATTCATAGTCCCAATTTCCACAGTTGTTAATAGTCTAGTTTCAATGTTCTTACTCGTCTACCCCTTAACTTCATTAGGTCCACAAACTTTGTACTGTAAAATCTAGGAATATCATATAATCTGGACCTTCTAGACTAcaagagcttaaaaaaaaaaacaaaaccttaacaCTATTTTGACTCAAGCCTCACATTTCACAGGACTCTTTCATTCTGTGggtttaaatcatttttttctgtttctgactGGAAGACAAGTGCCAGGTCAAGTAAGGGAGATCCCACTAATAGCCGGGAATGTCCTACAATGCAGAAACCATAGAACCTCAGACCCGGAAAGGCTCTTCGAGGTCATTTGTTCCAAGGCCTGCATTGAACACATAACTTTGTAAGACTGCTTATCAAACTCACATCTCACACCCAATGCTTGGTAATTATTATGCGTAAACTAACCCTCCACAGAACTTTGTGCTTCTGTGTTCCTTGTTCACAATCCAGGTTACAAAGAGAATGACCATAGAGTCGTTAAAATGGGGAAACAGGTATACTTCAATCTCCATGAAAATTCACTAAAATGAAAGGTTAccttcccattattttctccctcatttggTGCCACATTTGATCTTTTTCTGAGTCTTCCAAAAACCAAGGTGAATAAAGAGGACCTGTTTTAATAAACAATTAAAGATGCACAGTAATAATTGAGTCACATTATATAATAATTGTACTAATGAACTTTATGTGATATAAGTGCTCTATGTCTAAACAATACgaggaaatggagatgaaaactctatgtgtctgtgtgtgcatacaAATGAGCACATGATTGaggtgttattttttattttaggggTTATTAAGAGAAAATTTCATTCTCCCCCATAGTAAATTCTTAGACATTGAAACAAGGTTTGGAGGGCACTTAAAAAGTCCTCATCAGTTTTGGATGATTCAGTCCTGCACACAACCAAAGGAGCATATCTGCTTGCCCTTGCTCTATGACTTGCCAGCAGAGAGTAAGGCCATACTTTCAGAAACTGCATGTCATTCTAGTTCTATTCCCTGATATTTgagatcaggaaaatgagtccaGAAGATAAAGGCTATTGCCTTTGAGGAAAGAGGTAAAAGTGGAAGTGCAAGGATTGGAAGCCAGGTTCTCTGCCTGCCCACATTCAGACATCTAGGTGAAAATCTTTGGACAGCACTCTAAGAAAGAACTCGGAGGCaaagacaagatggcagagagaagccaggaagttgcctgagcccTCCTGAAGTTCCCTAATGTTCCacaagaacattaaatcaagcctataCACAGATTATGGAGCTACAGAACCCacagaaagatggagagacacagTGTTCCAACTTGAGATAccttagaagacttcaggaaaagtccaAGTGTTATGCAGTGCAATTCAGAACAGCATAGAGGGTGTCTAGGAAAGTCAGGaagaggctcttggccacagcacagatcagcagctgaggccccttggccctggctcagcaggctggagGTACACCAGGCCAGTTTTGAGACCCACCAGCCACGGCTTGAGAAGGCAAAGTGCCAGGCAGAGAACCACCCATAGAGGACGTGggactaggccaagccatcctaGCATATGGAGCAAGCCCAGGcaggtgaggaatccacaagccacagagacctgagagcagaaagccagtgaccaggcccctagCCCTTGCACCAGAAGCTAACCTTGTTGACACCTGTTCCCTTGGAGTCGATCTCAAcgttaaaagtcaaaaaaataGGCTAGAAGAccagtaagaaacagaaaaggacacaTAACATGGAGAGATTCTATGGCaatagggaagaccaaaacacaaattcagactcagacaatAGTGTCAAATTGCTTACATGTGTAGCCTCCAGGGGGTAGATGAACTGGTGTTCTCAAGAACAAAGAGCCTTcctggaagacctcaaaaaggattttaaaaatcaaataagatgagtACAAGAAAAATGggtaaagaagggagaaaaattagttatcccaaagaaatatgaaaaaagagtcaacatcttggaaaaggaagcacaaaaattgactgaagcaaaccattccttaaaaatacaattcatcaaatgggagaaaaaatggacaaatggaaaaggatatacaaaagcatactgaagaaaataatgacttaaaaattagaatttggcagatggaagttaatgattccatgagataccagcaatcagtcaaacagaatcaaaagaacgaAAAACACAGAAAGGACccaaagacaaagaggaaaggaaaaagatcatAGTTAAACAGTTAAATCCAAGCCAGGCCAAACCATTTTATTCTGATCTGTCTTTGTTATTCCTTTCCAACACAGAACTTACCGGGAAAAGAAGCTTCCAAAAGAGGTTGAAGGCTGGTTCACTGGTGATTCCCACGAAGGTTCATTTTGTTCCCCAACTTTATCAAGAAATAAGAAGAATTCAGTGAGAAAAATGGTGAAAATTAGCCCGCTGATCAGCAAAGCAAAACAGGAACCTGGACATCAGTCATATAATTAGTAGCATGTGTGGTCCAGCATCAAAAGCACTATATTAGGAGCCTCTGAGTCTCTACTCCATTGCTAGACAGCTGTGtcattaatctctctgtgcctcattcaTTGCTCTGACAAATGACAGCAGGTTCCAACAAGATGACCTCCAAAATCATACTAGCACTAACGCTCTGGGACCACTTGTAAGGATTTCAGAAGACAAAACACAGATTCACCCATAAAAGTAATTCATTCAGCCCTCCTCCaacttttggtttttatttttcaaaaccaAGACAAAACAAGGCCAAGGACATGGGGTAATGATATTTAGATCATCCCTCATGCTCATACCTGTTTTGGCTAGACACAATCCACATCAATGGCAATTCAAAATTTATTCTGTCACCAACCCAGATGTCTCTgaattctctcttcctcacccTTAAGCTCTTCTTGAGGAACCTATGAATTCCTGAATCTCCCATCAGTGGAGTCCAGGATCATTCAGTCTTACCTAAACTGCAGGGTGCTTGTGTTGCTAAGCTTGTTGATGCTGAATCTTCCTTCTCTGTGTGCTTCTGAAGGCTGgacttttcctctcttccttcattttctcgaattgcttttttattttgttcttcccCTTTTGTTACCTGAACATTTGCAAAAGCAGTTTGTTCCTTCCTGTTTTAATGACTTCTACTTCTTTTTTACTACTAACATTCACAAATTACATGTTTGATTCTGAAATATACTGCCTATCTCTGAATTAcctgctccttaataaatactcagtCACAATCTGTTGCCATGGAAGTTGCCTGAGCAGCTAATAAGGCCTTCCTAAAACTGCCACGATATGTTAACTCTGCCTTTCAGGAATATATAATCCAATAATGGAATGGAAGAGATGAACACCAACAATCAAAAGAAAACTCTTTAATGACCTCAGCATTGTATAACTGAACCAAAGGGAAAGAGCCAGGAGGAAATGACTTCCAGCTGGGACAATGTATCAGGGAGGTTTCCTGAAGGAAGGTCAAGTTTGCAGAGGGTGAGAGGAGATCCTGACATTACAGGGGGAGAGCTGCATGTGGAGGTGGGAGAGTGTGACAGTACAAGGGTCACCTGGGAATGGCAGGTAAGGCAGGGGGATTTCTCTATTAGGTTTGCAGAGTGGCACCCTGGGGAGGAAGGCTGGAAATCCCTTTTGGGGGCCAGTGTGTTCAAGGCCCAGAATCTGTGATTCATCTCACTAGAAAAAGGGGCACATTGTCACTTTGTGAGCAAAGGACTGTCAATATCCTTCGTAGTCACAGAAGACTTTCTGGTATTATGACAGAACCAATCACAGTCAGTATTCTCAGAATTCTTGCAGAATTACCAGAAAGTCTGGATATGAGGAAAATGTTCCCATTTCCCTAAAGGGCCATGCTTTTTTCAACTCTAGAAATTCAAACCATCATAAATTTCTCAACAGATTAATGAAGTCATTGGTGAGTGaactcattgagaaggaaagcaatggcCACTGAGAACCCACATGAGCTCTCCAAAGGGATCACATCCCCAAAATCCAACATCATCCCTCCTAGTTTCACATAAttgccttttttctccttcctttatacTTTCATTTATACCATCAGATTCATAGTCCCAGTTTCCATAGTTGTTAATGTTCTAGTTACAGTGTTCTTACTACTTTACCCCTTGCCTTTATTATGAGAGAAAGACTGTATTTGGATTCTTCTCAGAGCCCTTAAGGTAGAGAGTGAGTCTTGTTTGAGGCCCTACAGCTTTATGGCCCCATACCTCCCAGTAGGGGGCTGCTCCCCACAAGAGGCTTTGAGCTGAGGCCCCTGGGCCTTAAGCCAAGCAGGAcctgaagaagggcctgggttttgtgggagttggGCTGatctgggagttcaccttgaggcgaGAGAGGTGATCCTCAAGTGATTCTGAGCTCAAGCCCtgatttgagttttgttttgaaagcttATATTTACAGAAGCACTCTTAAGTGGGGAATGGGGATATTCTTGTTCAGGCAGAGGTTTGGGGCCTAAGGCCACAATCTGTTTGGTTGGTCAATGGAGCAAAGTGATTGGTCAAATCCaaagacaggtttttttttttcttgaagagttatgtatATTAAATACACAGCATCGTTCTGAGGAGGAGGAGCCcacactcttgcccagaataggtcaAGGCCTGGTATTGTAGTTTGGaaaatctgattggtcaacttgGACCACCTGCCTAGCTTCTAGCACCGTGTTTGGACCATTTagtacaatctgattggttgttattgTGATGCTGTCTGTTGACTGGGGGGTATGTACATGAGGGGTATTGAAATGCCTTCATGTGATTGGTCGGAGGGGACCCCTGCAGGGCTATAAGTAGAGGTGAGGGGGCCTCACTTCACTGCACTCTCAGGCatattcagaagagtgcccatctttgcaaagatgcataaagccttcactcaccaactgctgACTGCTTGGAATTTTTGAACAGCAACCTGTTAGCAACACTAGGGCTGCCAACACTAGAGCTGCTGACACTGAAGCTGTGCAACACTATGAAAGGTTAGCTGGGTTTCTAACAATTTGGTGCATTGGCCGGGAACCTGAAGAGGAAGATTGGTCCAGTGGAGGTCAAGAGGGTCCAGCAGGAGCTTCCTGCTGATTTCTTTGGCTGAGCCCACGGGGGGATCTGCAGCCAGTTCGTCTCTGAGGGGATTCGAAGAAGCGGCAGCAGCATGTAGGTAATGCTCAAGGGGAAGCAAGGGAAGAAAAGgcagcaggagagagagaaggaaagaaggggactgAACCGCGGCGATCAAACACTTTTGTGCACAGACCCAGGCAAGGAAAGGCAGACTACCTTAGTACTTCCCGGCCAACTGGGGTACATTCTGTGGGTACTGGAAATGAAAGTGCGTGAATGAGATGTGCCATAGGCATGAAGCGAGTGTGCAGCTCAGATTTGCAGTTCTTTTGTCTCTCGAGGGAGAGAGTCAGAGAAGAGGGAAGTGAAAGGTGGcgctgcagagagagagaaagcctgaAGCTCCAGGGGTGGGAAGTTTAGGAGGTTAGGGTAGGTCACAACCATTAGGACAAAA includes:
- the LOC122751817 gene encoding uncharacterized protein LOC122751817, with amino-acid sequence MLLPLLRIPSETNWLQIPPWAQPKKSAGSSCWTLLTSTGPIFLFRFPANAPNLSAALVLAALVLLTGCCSKIPSSQQLVTKGEEQNKKAIRENEGREEKSSLQKHTEKEDSASTSLATQAPCSLVGEQNEPSWESPVNQPSTSFGSFFSRSSLFTLVFGRLRKRSNVAPNEGENNGKVTKGEEQNKKAIRENERREEKSSLQKHTEEEDSASTSLATQAPCSLDEETKAPLGGSPVNRSSTSFGSFFSRSTFFTLTFRRLRKRRNMAPDEADNNGKVTKEENSQEEMRENEGNEEKSLLEMIRKEPALNVLFLSQTSSTSDGDESGLLPRSELRKRLASYSSSGRIRKRSILAPHETESIEEVLYHSHRSSRADIPNLLRSCTLARVQHPLLVGPLPTLGNNA